In Acidimicrobiia bacterium, one genomic interval encodes:
- a CDS encoding cytochrome P450, translated as MASDDVLAPAEEYDPFEDFNRSAGIGVVENPYPLFAMARAHGSLLKEDLGDLSELAEMTEQGMTALDIPDVYTAFGFDAVQTVLRDGDTFSSAGYAEVIGAVMGHTILEMDEPEHHTYRALVQQAFSRKAMDVWESDLVRDVVDEHIDHFIDRGHADLVRELTFPFPVVVIARLLGLPREDLPRFHRLAVELISVAFDMDRGLAASAELNEYFCGIIAERRAHPQNDVISVLEKAELDGQRLTDDEIVAFLRLLLPAGAETTYRSSSNLLYGLLTNPAQLDALRADRALMPQAIEEGLRWEPPLLTIMRTATRDTVVDGFDVKAGATIVVNMGSANHDEKYWENADQFDMFRAPRQHLAFAFGPHMCLGLHLARMETRVVLSRLLDRLPNLRLDADAEAPFITGMTFRAPNHLPVVF; from the coding sequence ATGGCCAGCGACGACGTTCTTGCTCCCGCCGAGGAGTACGACCCCTTCGAGGACTTCAACCGCAGCGCCGGCATCGGGGTCGTCGAGAACCCGTACCCGTTGTTCGCGATGGCGCGCGCTCACGGCTCGCTGCTGAAGGAAGATCTCGGCGACCTCTCCGAGCTGGCCGAGATGACCGAGCAGGGCATGACCGCCCTCGACATCCCCGACGTCTACACCGCGTTCGGGTTCGATGCCGTTCAGACGGTGCTGCGCGACGGCGACACGTTCTCGTCCGCCGGATACGCCGAGGTGATCGGCGCGGTCATGGGCCACACCATCCTCGAGATGGACGAGCCCGAGCACCACACGTACCGCGCCCTCGTACAGCAGGCGTTCAGCCGCAAGGCGATGGATGTCTGGGAGTCCGACCTCGTGCGCGACGTCGTCGACGAGCACATCGACCACTTCATCGATCGCGGCCACGCCGACCTCGTGCGCGAGCTCACGTTCCCGTTCCCGGTCGTCGTCATCGCGCGTCTGCTCGGTCTGCCGCGCGAGGACCTGCCGCGTTTCCACCGGCTCGCCGTCGAGCTCATCAGCGTCGCGTTCGACATGGACCGCGGCCTCGCGGCGTCGGCCGAGCTCAACGAGTACTTCTGCGGGATCATCGCCGAACGGCGCGCGCACCCGCAGAACGACGTCATCAGCGTGCTCGAGAAGGCCGAGCTCGACGGCCAGCGCCTCACCGACGACGAGATCGTCGCCTTCCTGCGCCTGCTGCTCCCCGCCGGGGCGGAGACGACGTACCGCTCGTCGAGCAACCTCCTCTACGGACTGCTCACGAATCCCGCACAGCTCGACGCGCTGCGCGCCGACCGCGCGCTCATGCCGCAGGCGATCGAAGAGGGGCTGCGGTGGGAGCCGCCGCTGCTCACGATCATGCGCACCGCGACGCGCGACACGGTCGTCGACGGCTTCGACGTGAAGGCCGGCGCCACGATCGTCGTGAACATGGGCTCGGCGAACCACGACGAGAAGTACTGGGAGAACGCGGACCAGTTCGACATGTTCCGCGCCCCGCGCCAGCACCTCGCGTTCGCGTTCGGCCCGCACATGTGCCTGGGCCTGCACCTCGCGCGCATGGAGACCCGGGTCGTGCTCTCCCGCCTCCTCGACCGCCTGCCGAACCTGCGACTCGACGCCGACGCGGAAGCGCCGTTCATCACCGGCATGACGTTCCGCGCGCCCAACCACCTCCCCGTCGTCTTCTGA
- a CDS encoding amidohydrolase family protein codes for MRVEDLVLVSVDDHVVEPPDVFERHLPAKFKDAAPKLVRKDSGIDVWQFQGSEMPNIGLNAVAGRPPEEYAMDPTSFEQMRSGCYDVHDRIKDMNANGVLGSMCFPSFPQFTGQLFSRTAQKDPELGLALLQAYNDWHIEEWCGAYPGRFIPLALPALWDPEICAAEAKRVAAKGVHAMTFSENVTKLGYPSIHSDHWDPVWEVAQDLEIVMCMHIGSSSQMVITADDAPMDVLITLSPINIVQAAADLVWSRTLKKYRNLTFALSEGGIGWIPYFRERIDYTYDRHRFWTGQDMGGRMPSQVLDQQVVVCFIDDPVGVEMRHKMNIDMITWECDYPHSDSTWPQSPEFVAKQMADVSDEDTNKMTHTNAMRLFNYDPFTTLGGRENCTASALRAQAEGWDVSIKAQGIKATGTGAMDLLRMATKERD; via the coding sequence ATGCGCGTGGAAGATCTCGTTCTCGTCAGCGTCGATGACCACGTGGTGGAGCCGCCCGACGTGTTCGAACGGCACCTCCCGGCGAAGTTCAAGGACGCGGCGCCGAAGCTCGTGCGCAAGGACTCCGGCATCGACGTCTGGCAGTTCCAAGGGTCGGAGATGCCCAACATCGGCTTGAACGCCGTCGCGGGGCGCCCGCCCGAGGAATACGCGATGGACCCGACGAGCTTCGAGCAGATGCGCAGCGGCTGCTACGACGTGCACGACCGCATCAAGGACATGAACGCCAACGGCGTGCTGGGCTCGATGTGCTTTCCGTCGTTCCCGCAGTTCACCGGGCAGTTGTTCTCGCGCACCGCGCAGAAGGACCCCGAGCTCGGCCTCGCGCTCCTCCAGGCGTACAACGACTGGCACATCGAAGAGTGGTGCGGCGCGTATCCGGGCCGGTTCATCCCGCTCGCGTTGCCCGCGCTGTGGGACCCCGAGATCTGCGCCGCCGAGGCGAAGCGCGTCGCCGCCAAGGGCGTGCACGCGATGACGTTCTCCGAGAACGTCACCAAGCTCGGATACCCGAGCATCCACAGCGACCACTGGGACCCGGTGTGGGAGGTCGCCCAGGACCTCGAGATCGTGATGTGCATGCACATCGGGTCGTCGTCGCAGATGGTGATCACCGCCGACGATGCGCCGATGGACGTGCTGATCACGCTGTCGCCGATCAACATCGTGCAGGCCGCGGCGGACCTCGTGTGGTCGCGCACGCTCAAGAAGTACCGGAACCTGACGTTCGCGCTCTCCGAGGGCGGCATCGGCTGGATTCCGTACTTCCGCGAGCGCATCGACTACACGTACGACCGTCACCGTTTCTGGACGGGTCAGGACATGGGCGGTCGCATGCCGAGCCAGGTGCTCGACCAGCAGGTCGTGGTGTGCTTCATCGACGACCCGGTCGGCGTCGAGATGCGGCACAAGATGAACATCGACATGATCACGTGGGAGTGCGACTACCCGCACTCCGACTCGACCTGGCCGCAGTCGCCGGAGTTCGTCGCGAAGCAGATGGCCGACGTGTCCGACGAGGACACGAACAAGATGACGCACACGAACGCGATGCGGCTGTTCAACTACGACCCGTTCACCACGCTCGGCGGGCGCGAGAACTGCACGGCGTCGGCGTTGCGCGCGCAGGCCGAGGGCTGGGACGTTTCGATCAAGGCGCAGGGCATCAAGGCGACCGGCACGGGCGCGATGGACCTGCTGCGGATGGCGACGAAGGAACGCGACTAG
- a CDS encoding NYN domain-containing protein — protein sequence MVDLAALPDRLLAPLLDAAGAAVQARTPDEVPTAARSLVGFDRRGLARGPARRQLREALDADADFRRALFETFAAREDVRALVDGWTLAGALAIASSAAQRHELALLTSALVAAEPEGVDVGIGISLALDAQASESRADDTRTAERAREREREAQRRLTAARDELARERDELVEQLRAARRERRESRQDAALVEERDGLRARVDAIEGELHDVRAQLERAEGARARANVRAKRAESQHGESLDRVRALERANGELRREVEQPRPPPPTPERVVEVPARGQAARRRRGGRVQPALPGGLFADSIEGADAMLRDAAVVLVVDGYNVTKAAAAGGSLATEREWLVRALEALHLRCGPEIVVVFDGDDTPVFGQRKRRGVRVAFSPAADEADSVVVEAVAATPPTVPVVVASSDGWVREHAETFGAVVIAAPTLLGVLRRAG from the coding sequence ATGGTCGACCTCGCCGCACTGCCTGATCGCTTGCTCGCCCCGTTGCTCGACGCGGCCGGTGCGGCGGTGCAGGCGCGAACGCCCGACGAAGTGCCCACAGCCGCCCGATCATTGGTCGGATTCGACCGTCGAGGCCTCGCGCGGGGACCCGCGCGGCGCCAGCTCCGCGAGGCTCTCGACGCGGACGCCGACTTCCGGCGCGCGCTGTTCGAGACCTTCGCCGCGCGTGAGGACGTGCGCGCGCTCGTCGACGGGTGGACGCTCGCGGGAGCGCTCGCGATCGCGAGCAGTGCGGCGCAGCGACACGAGCTCGCGCTGCTCACGAGCGCGCTGGTCGCGGCCGAGCCCGAAGGTGTCGACGTCGGGATCGGGATCTCGCTCGCGCTCGACGCGCAGGCTTCCGAGTCGCGCGCCGACGACACGCGCACGGCGGAGCGGGCGCGAGAACGCGAGCGGGAGGCGCAGCGGCGGCTCACGGCGGCGCGCGACGAGCTCGCGCGGGAGCGCGACGAACTCGTCGAGCAGCTGCGCGCGGCGCGGCGCGAACGGCGTGAGTCGCGCCAAGACGCCGCGCTCGTGGAGGAGCGCGACGGTCTGCGTGCGCGTGTCGACGCGATCGAGGGCGAGTTGCACGATGTGCGCGCGCAGCTCGAACGTGCCGAGGGCGCGCGTGCTCGCGCGAACGTCCGCGCGAAACGGGCGGAGTCGCAGCACGGCGAGTCGCTCGATCGCGTGCGCGCGCTCGAGCGCGCGAACGGCGAGCTGCGGCGAGAGGTCGAGCAGCCGCGGCCGCCGCCTCCGACGCCCGAGCGTGTCGTCGAGGTGCCGGCCCGTGGTCAGGCCGCGCGCCGCCGCCGGGGTGGGCGCGTGCAGCCCGCGCTGCCCGGCGGTCTCTTCGCCGACAGCATCGAGGGTGCCGACGCGATGTTGCGCGATGCCGCGGTCGTCCTCGTCGTCGACGGCTACAACGTGACGAAGGCCGCGGCAGCGGGCGGTTCCCTCGCGACCGAGCGCGAATGGCTCGTTCGCGCGCTCGAGGCGCTCCACCTCCGCTGCGGGCCCGAGATCGTCGTCGTGTTCGACGGTGACGACACGCCGGTCTTCGGGCAGCGGAAACGGCGCGGAGTCCGGGTCGCGTTCTCGCCGGCCGCCGACGAGGCCGACTCGGTCGTGGTGGAGGCCGTTGCCGCGACCCCGCCGACGGTGCCGGTGGTCGTCGCGTCGTCCGACGGCTGGGTCCGCGAGCACGCCGAGACCTTCGGGGCCGTGGTGATCGCGGCGCCGACGCTGCTCGGCGTGCTCCGCCGAGCCGGCTGA
- a CDS encoding FAD-binding protein codes for MRIAALVKQIPSFEKMQLGPDGRLVRDGIELELNAYCRRAVSKACELATERGGSSVTVITLGPPSAEDALRESIAWGLQRDVEIDGVLVSDPAFAGSDTLATARALAATLDHLGRFDLVLAGRNSLDADTGQVGPELAQLLDMPFMTGVRFLALEGETLNVRCEHDDGWLQTELALPAVLSCAERLCEPAKVDPDGRAAVPAELIRVLDASALGAGPWGQDASPTRVGPVRVIAEERVLAWWPDASVEEQVRNAVAELHRRGALDPGVVDDDHAPVPAPREANNGPVVAVVVEPARERLTAELLASAALVAEQIDGRVVAITVEESDTDAIGGHGADAVVQLQGSHVEEDVARGLADWARDNGPWAIVAGSTAWGREVASRAAAALGAGLTGDAIGLEVEDGRLVAWKPAFGGQLVAAITATSPVQMATVRAGMLPRLTPRTFRAPVTTRAVEPRGRVRVLARTRDDDLDVLAEADAVVGVGVGVDPTDYPMLDPLLHALGAELAATRKVTDQGWLPRARQIGITGRSVAPRLFVSIGASGKFNHSVGVRAARTVLCINSASSAKMFGAADVGIVGDYRAVVPLLVAALSG; via the coding sequence GTGCGCATCGCGGCGTTGGTGAAGCAGATCCCGAGCTTCGAGAAGATGCAGCTCGGACCCGACGGCCGGCTCGTGCGCGACGGCATCGAGCTCGAGCTGAACGCGTACTGCCGGCGCGCCGTGAGCAAGGCGTGCGAGCTCGCGACCGAGCGCGGGGGTTCCTCGGTCACCGTGATCACGCTCGGTCCGCCGAGCGCGGAGGACGCGCTGCGCGAGTCGATCGCGTGGGGACTGCAGCGCGACGTCGAGATCGACGGCGTCCTCGTGAGCGATCCCGCGTTCGCGGGCAGCGACACGCTCGCGACCGCGCGGGCGCTCGCCGCGACGCTCGACCACCTCGGTCGCTTCGACCTCGTCCTCGCCGGCCGCAACTCGCTCGACGCCGACACCGGCCAGGTCGGCCCCGAGCTCGCGCAGCTGCTCGACATGCCGTTCATGACCGGCGTGCGCTTTCTCGCGCTCGAGGGCGAGACGCTCAACGTCCGGTGCGAGCACGACGACGGCTGGCTCCAGACCGAGCTCGCGCTCCCCGCGGTGCTGTCGTGCGCGGAACGGTTGTGCGAGCCCGCGAAGGTCGATCCCGACGGCCGCGCCGCCGTGCCGGCCGAGCTCATCCGCGTGCTCGACGCGTCGGCACTCGGCGCGGGGCCGTGGGGCCAGGACGCGAGCCCGACGCGCGTCGGACCGGTGCGCGTCATCGCCGAGGAACGCGTGCTCGCCTGGTGGCCGGACGCGTCCGTCGAGGAGCAGGTGCGCAATGCCGTCGCCGAGCTGCACCGACGGGGCGCGCTTGACCCCGGCGTCGTCGACGACGATCACGCGCCGGTACCCGCGCCGCGCGAAGCAAACAACGGCCCGGTCGTCGCGGTGGTCGTCGAACCGGCGCGCGAGCGACTGACCGCGGAGCTGCTCGCGAGCGCCGCGCTCGTCGCGGAGCAGATCGACGGTCGCGTCGTCGCGATCACCGTCGAGGAATCCGACACCGACGCGATCGGCGGACACGGCGCCGACGCGGTCGTGCAGCTGCAGGGATCGCACGTCGAAGAGGACGTCGCGCGCGGGCTCGCCGACTGGGCCCGCGACAACGGGCCGTGGGCGATCGTCGCGGGCAGCACCGCGTGGGGACGCGAGGTCGCGTCGCGCGCGGCGGCGGCGCTCGGCGCGGGACTCACGGGCGACGCGATCGGCCTCGAGGTCGAGGACGGACGACTCGTCGCGTGGAAGCCCGCGTTCGGCGGCCAGCTCGTCGCCGCGATCACCGCGACCTCACCCGTGCAGATGGCGACGGTACGCGCCGGCATGCTCCCCCGGCTCACGCCGCGCACCTTCCGCGCGCCGGTCACGACGCGCGCCGTCGAGCCTCGTGGTCGCGTCCGCGTGCTCGCGCGCACGCGCGACGACGACCTCGACGTGCTCGCCGAAGCCGACGCGGTCGTCGGCGTCGGTGTCGGCGTCGACCCGACCGACTACCCGATGCTCGATCCGCTGCTGCACGCGCTCGGAGCCGAGCTCGCCGCGACCCGCAAGGTGACCGACCAAGGCTGGCTGCCGCGCGCGCGGCAGATCGGTATCACCGGTCGCAGCGTCGCGCCGCGTCTGTTCGTGAGCATCGGCGCGAGCGGCAAGTTCAACCACTCCGTCGGCGTGCGCGCCGCGCGCACGGTGCTGTGCATCAACTCGGCGTCGTCCGCGAAGATGTTCGGCGCGGCCGACGTCGGCATCGTCGGCGACTACCGCGCGGTCGTGCCGCTCCTCGTCGCCGCACTCTCCGGCTGA
- a CDS encoding DoxX family protein, translating to MAADQINLGLLLLRVAVGATMFAHGYNHVFRGGKIAGTGRWFESLGMKPGVLHAWLASATELAAGTCLIIGFLTPFAAGACAGVMLVAWITNHLRNGFFIFRPGEGWEYVANLCFASLALGALGAGKWSVDHGIDFVLHGWKGFVVALIFGPLASAALLVTFWRPPAREPKAS from the coding sequence ATGGCAGCCGACCAGATCAACCTCGGGTTGTTGCTCCTCCGGGTCGCGGTCGGGGCGACGATGTTCGCCCACGGCTACAACCACGTGTTCCGCGGCGGCAAGATCGCCGGCACCGGGCGCTGGTTCGAGAGCCTCGGCATGAAGCCGGGCGTGCTGCACGCGTGGCTGGCGAGCGCGACGGAGCTCGCCGCCGGCACGTGCCTGATCATCGGATTCCTCACGCCGTTCGCAGCGGGCGCGTGCGCGGGCGTGATGCTCGTCGCCTGGATCACGAACCATTTGCGCAACGGCTTCTTCATCTTCCGTCCCGGCGAAGGCTGGGAGTACGTCGCCAATCTCTGCTTCGCGTCGCTCGCGCTCGGCGCGCTCGGCGCGGGGAAGTGGTCCGTCGACCACGGCATCGACTTCGTGCTGCACGGCTGGAAGGGCTTCGTGGTCGCGCTGATCTTCGGCCCCTTGGCCTCGGCCGCGCTGCTCGTCACGTTCTGGCGCCCGCCGGCGCGTGAGCCGAAAGCTTCGTAG
- a CDS encoding molybdopterin cofactor-binding domain-containing protein, translating into MATEAPTGAHAFSRRRFLTYVVAAPVLTMAVKAVDDLGWASSAAASPTPSDLVDLSDALNLAAAPTAYLLIIEITAANRVVVHVPRAEVGQGISTAMGMVAAEELDAGLETLDVVLDDARPELLWNQLTGGSNSVHSLYAPMRTVAAAARARLVTAAAQRFKVDASTLTTRDTKVFTRDGRSATYGSLSAAAAKVTVPAVSPAPKDPSQFSVIGTPTTRLDARDIVTGAAKYALDLPVAAAPTVVARPPTIGGSVGSYDATAARVMPGVLGIAQIPSGIAVAAQTFDQAQAARDAIRITWNLGPNAALSDAQITAKLRAAAPPFVAPPLGSLSVTREFDFAFAPHAPLEVHTCVADVRATSAELWYGAKSPIVASQAVAAAIGLPADKVTLHVVRAGGSFGHRLFFEPAIEAAQISKALRRPVRLMWTRNDDMRHGRMRPASHHKVRATTLLGRVLTYEHRHATLPVDFSHGLGEALTAAGMNILSPGVTQTVFALTQNMPYDFGAVTQTLTDVPLAFPTGSWRSIYSGQAAMANEVMVDEIARSLHVDPLAFRRKTLMDARSLAVMNQVARIGQWGRSMAPGTAQGIAIHKEYKSVVAYLVEIDCRDVGAPRVMKGVCAVDVGRAVNPRGLEAQVQGVLTDGLSMTLYAGLHVDNGAVREGSYSDYHFARMNQSPLEIDVTVMPPTGDPGGAGELGFPAAAAAVANAYARATGSTPFSFPIVRSA; encoded by the coding sequence ATGGCGACCGAGGCACCGACCGGCGCGCACGCCTTCTCTCGCCGGAGGTTTCTCACCTACGTCGTCGCCGCGCCGGTGCTGACGATGGCGGTGAAGGCCGTCGACGACCTCGGATGGGCGTCGTCGGCAGCCGCGTCTCCGACACCCTCGGACCTCGTCGACCTCAGCGACGCGCTCAACCTCGCCGCGGCGCCGACCGCGTATCTGCTGATCATCGAGATCACCGCGGCGAACCGGGTGGTCGTGCACGTGCCCCGCGCCGAGGTCGGCCAGGGCATCTCGACCGCGATGGGCATGGTCGCCGCCGAGGAGCTCGACGCCGGGCTCGAGACCCTCGACGTCGTGCTCGACGACGCCCGTCCTGAGCTGCTCTGGAACCAACTCACCGGTGGGTCGAACTCCGTGCACTCGCTCTACGCGCCGATGCGCACGGTCGCGGCGGCGGCGCGCGCCCGGCTCGTGACCGCCGCGGCGCAGCGATTCAAGGTCGACGCGTCGACCCTGACGACGCGCGACACGAAGGTCTTCACGCGCGACGGCCGCAGCGCGACCTACGGATCGCTCTCCGCGGCCGCTGCGAAGGTGACGGTTCCCGCGGTGTCGCCCGCGCCGAAGGATCCGAGCCAGTTCTCCGTGATCGGCACGCCGACCACGCGACTCGACGCTCGCGACATCGTCACCGGTGCGGCGAAGTACGCGCTCGACCTGCCCGTGGCGGCGGCACCGACGGTCGTCGCACGGCCACCGACGATCGGCGGCTCGGTCGGGTCGTACGACGCGACCGCGGCGCGCGTGATGCCCGGTGTGCTCGGCATCGCGCAGATCCCGAGCGGCATCGCGGTCGCGGCTCAGACCTTCGATCAGGCGCAAGCGGCGCGCGACGCGATCCGCATCACGTGGAACCTCGGTCCGAACGCGGCGTTGTCGGACGCGCAGATCACCGCCAAGCTGCGCGCGGCCGCACCGCCGTTCGTCGCGCCACCGCTCGGCAGCCTCTCGGTCACGCGCGAGTTCGACTTCGCGTTCGCACCCCACGCGCCGCTCGAGGTGCACACGTGTGTCGCCGACGTACGCGCGACCTCGGCCGAGCTCTGGTACGGCGCCAAGAGCCCGATCGTCGCGAGTCAGGCGGTCGCGGCCGCGATCGGACTTCCGGCCGACAAGGTGACGCTGCACGTCGTGCGCGCGGGCGGGTCCTTCGGGCACCGGCTCTTCTTCGAGCCTGCGATCGAGGCCGCGCAGATCTCCAAGGCGTTGCGCCGGCCGGTCCGTCTCATGTGGACGCGCAACGACGACATGCGCCACGGGCGCATGCGACCGGCGAGTCATCACAAGGTGCGCGCGACCACGCTGCTCGGCAGGGTGCTCACCTACGAGCACCGGCATGCGACGCTGCCCGTCGACTTCTCGCACGGTCTCGGCGAGGCGTTGACCGCGGCGGGCATGAACATCTTGAGCCCCGGCGTCACGCAGACGGTGTTCGCGCTCACGCAGAACATGCCGTACGACTTCGGCGCGGTGACGCAGACGCTCACCGATGTGCCGCTCGCGTTCCCGACGGGGTCGTGGCGCTCGATCTACTCGGGTCAGGCCGCGATGGCGAACGAGGTGATGGTCGACGAGATCGCGCGCTCGCTGCATGTCGATCCCCTCGCGTTTCGCCGCAAGACGTTGATGGACGCGCGCTCGCTCGCGGTGATGAACCAAGTTGCTCGCATCGGGCAATGGGGTCGGTCGATGGCGCCCGGAACCGCACAGGGGATCGCGATCCACAAGGAGTACAAATCGGTCGTCGCGTATCTCGTCGAGATCGACTGCCGCGATGTCGGCGCACCACGCGTCATGAAGGGCGTGTGCGCGGTCGACGTCGGTCGCGCGGTGAACCCGCGCGGCCTCGAAGCGCAGGTGCAGGGCGTGCTGACCGACGGCCTGTCGATGACGTTGTACGCGGGGCTCCACGTCGACAACGGCGCGGTGCGCGAAGGCAGCTACTCCGACTACCACTTCGCGCGCATGAACCAGAGCCCACTCGAGATCGACGTGACGGTCATGCCGCCGACCGGCGACCCCGGCGGCGCGGGGGAGCTCGGGTTCCCCGCGGCCGCGGCAGCGGTCGCGAACGCGTACGCGCGCGCGACCGGTTCGACGCCGTTCAGCTTCCCGATCGTGAGGAGCGCCTGA
- a CDS encoding (2Fe-2S)-binding protein, with product MPTVTFVLNGESTTVDVTAADEPLLWVLRDVLGVTGPKYGCGVGVCKACTSHLDGAAFNPCITPVSECAGHAVTTIEGLADGETLHPVQQAWIDEDVAQCGYCQPGQIMAAAALLAGNPHPTDADIDALENVCRCGTYFRIRSAIHRAAASMG from the coding sequence ATGCCGACCGTCACGTTCGTGCTCAACGGCGAGTCGACGACGGTCGACGTCACGGCCGCCGACGAGCCGCTGCTGTGGGTGTTGCGCGACGTGCTCGGCGTGACCGGTCCGAAGTACGGCTGCGGCGTCGGCGTGTGCAAGGCGTGCACGAGTCATCTCGACGGCGCCGCGTTCAACCCGTGCATCACCCCGGTGAGCGAGTGCGCGGGCCACGCCGTCACGACCATCGAGGGGCTCGCCGACGGTGAGACGCTGCATCCGGTGCAGCAGGCGTGGATCGACGAGGACGTCGCGCAGTGCGGCTACTGCCAGCCCGGCCAGATCATGGCCGCGGCCGCCTTGCTCGCCGGGAACCCGCACCCGACCGACGCCGATATCGACGCGCTCGAGAACGTCTGCCGCTGCGGCACCTACTTCCGGATCCGCTCGGCGATCCACCGCGCCGCGGCCTCCATGGGCTGA
- a CDS encoding secondary thiamine-phosphate synthase enzyme YjbQ has product MQARYEELSLDTQGDGEILDLTADAQKALANAGFRDGLCTVFVAHSTCGITMIECEPGCNADLNRILEQIAPQDADWRHNELNADSNGHSHARAALIGPSVTIPFANGELMLGTWQKIVCVDFDDRPRSRRVVVQLLG; this is encoded by the coding sequence ATGCAGGCACGCTACGAGGAGCTGTCGCTCGACACGCAGGGCGACGGGGAGATCCTCGACCTCACCGCGGACGCGCAGAAGGCGCTCGCCAACGCCGGCTTCCGCGACGGCCTGTGCACGGTGTTCGTGGCGCACTCCACGTGCGGCATCACGATGATCGAGTGCGAGCCCGGCTGCAACGCCGATCTGAACCGCATCCTCGAGCAGATCGCGCCGCAGGACGCCGACTGGCGGCACAACGAGTTGAACGCCGACTCGAACGGTCACTCGCATGCACGCGCCGCGCTCATCGGCCCGTCGGTCACGATCCCGTTCGCCAACGGCGAGCTCATGCTCGGCACCTGGCAGAAGATCGTGTGCGTCGACTTCGACGACCGGCCGCGCTCGCGCCGCGTCGTCGTCCAGCTCCTCGGCTGA
- a CDS encoding SigE family RNA polymerase sigma factor, translated as MAASSTSDREGFAEWAHARMDALVRFGAALAGADGAEDLVQTALARTWAAWPRVERRDDPEGYVRRVMVNTQIGEWRRRRRRAGVAVAPAPAFVAESSDTMLDPAEPLWSALRALPPRQRAVVVLRYCEDRSELETAALLHCSVGTVKSQAAKGLAKLRLALGEESS; from the coding sequence ATGGCGGCGAGCTCGACATCCGATCGCGAAGGGTTCGCGGAGTGGGCGCACGCGCGCATGGACGCGCTCGTGCGCTTCGGTGCCGCGCTCGCGGGCGCCGACGGCGCCGAGGACCTCGTGCAGACCGCGCTCGCGCGGACGTGGGCCGCGTGGCCGCGCGTCGAGCGCCGTGACGACCCCGAGGGCTACGTCCGGCGCGTGATGGTGAACACGCAGATCGGGGAGTGGCGACGCCGGCGTCGGCGCGCGGGCGTGGCCGTCGCGCCCGCTCCGGCGTTCGTCGCCGAGTCGAGTGACACGATGCTCGATCCCGCGGAGCCACTGTGGAGCGCGCTCCGCGCGCTGCCGCCCCGCCAGCGCGCGGTCGTCGTGCTTCGGTACTGCGAGGACCGCAGCGAGCTCGAGACCGCGGCGCTGCTGCACTGCTCGGTCGGCACCGTCAAGAGCCAGGCCGCGAAGGGCCTCGCGAAGCTGCGCCTCGCGCTCGGAGAGGAGTCGTCATGA